One Caulobacter segnis genomic window carries:
- a CDS encoding MFS transporter produces the protein MAGERQQSASMRTVVAASSAGTAFEWYDFFIFGSLAQVISKTFFTGLPDAAGYIAALALFGVGFAFRPLGALVFGKIGDQAGRKGAFLATVLLMGGATFAIAFLPTYQQAGIISPILLIVMRCVQGFALGGEYGGAAIYVAEHSPANRRGWSTSWVQTSAAFGLFGALMVILITRAAVGIEAFDAWGWRIPFAVSIGLLGVSVWMRMKLTESPAFAAMKEEGQASKAPYAEAFGQWKNLKLVILAFLSMMCAQGAVWYTTFFYVQTFMEKFLKVDPVTINELMMTATAISAVFYVVFGWLSDRIGRKPVMLGGMTLALLFYFPGFHLLEKAANPALAEASAKAPVVVVADPKDCSLQFDPVGKAAFVTSCDIVKSALANAGVSYANQTAPAGATAVMKLGGVEVVSRSATGLPKAEVKAVKTAVEGEIKAALTKAGYPAKADPARMNKPLILGVLLVFVIAATALFGPLAACLVELFPTRVRYTALSLPYHIGTGWVGGFVPFFAFAIVTAVGDIYAGLWYPVAFTLISVLTTAFLLPETKNRSLT, from the coding sequence ATGGCCGGCGAACGTCAGCAGAGCGCCTCGATGCGCACCGTGGTCGCGGCCTCGTCGGCCGGCACGGCCTTCGAATGGTACGACTTCTTCATTTTCGGCAGCCTGGCCCAGGTCATCTCCAAGACCTTCTTCACCGGCCTGCCCGACGCCGCCGGCTACATCGCCGCCCTGGCCCTGTTCGGGGTCGGCTTCGCCTTCCGGCCGCTGGGCGCGTTGGTGTTCGGCAAGATCGGCGACCAGGCGGGGCGCAAGGGCGCGTTCCTGGCCACGGTGCTGCTGATGGGCGGGGCGACCTTCGCCATCGCCTTCCTGCCCACCTACCAGCAGGCCGGGATCATCTCGCCGATCCTGCTGATCGTCATGCGCTGCGTGCAGGGCTTCGCCCTGGGCGGCGAGTACGGCGGGGCGGCGATCTATGTCGCCGAGCACTCGCCGGCGAACCGGCGCGGCTGGTCGACCTCGTGGGTGCAGACCTCGGCCGCCTTCGGCCTGTTCGGAGCGCTCATGGTCATCCTGATCACCCGCGCCGCCGTCGGGATCGAGGCCTTCGACGCCTGGGGCTGGCGCATTCCGTTCGCGGTCTCCATCGGCCTCCTGGGCGTCTCGGTCTGGATGCGGATGAAGCTGACCGAGAGTCCCGCCTTCGCCGCCATGAAGGAAGAGGGCCAGGCCTCCAAGGCGCCCTATGCCGAGGCGTTCGGCCAATGGAAGAACCTGAAGCTGGTGATCCTGGCCTTCCTGTCCATGATGTGCGCCCAGGGGGCGGTCTGGTACACGACCTTCTTCTACGTCCAGACCTTCATGGAGAAGTTCCTGAAGGTCGATCCGGTCACCATCAACGAACTCATGATGACCGCGACGGCGATCAGCGCCGTCTTCTACGTCGTCTTCGGCTGGCTGTCGGACCGCATCGGCCGCAAGCCGGTGATGCTGGGCGGCATGACCCTGGCGCTGCTGTTCTACTTCCCCGGCTTCCATCTGCTGGAGAAGGCGGCCAACCCCGCCCTCGCCGAGGCCTCGGCCAAGGCGCCCGTCGTGGTCGTCGCCGATCCCAAGGACTGCTCGCTGCAGTTCGACCCCGTCGGCAAGGCCGCGTTCGTCACCTCGTGCGACATCGTCAAGAGCGCCCTGGCCAACGCCGGCGTCTCCTACGCCAACCAGACGGCGCCGGCCGGGGCGACGGCGGTGATGAAGCTGGGCGGCGTCGAGGTCGTCTCTCGGAGCGCCACCGGCCTGCCCAAGGCCGAGGTCAAGGCCGTGAAGACCGCCGTCGAAGGCGAGATCAAGGCCGCCCTCACCAAGGCCGGCTATCCGGCCAAGGCCGATCCGGCGCGGATGAACAAGCCGCTGATCCTGGGCGTGCTGCTGGTCTTCGTGATCGCCGCGACGGCCCTGTTCGGACCCTTGGCCGCCTGCTTGGTCGAGCTGTTCCCGACCCGGGTGCGCTACACGGCCCTGTCGCTGCCCTATCACATCGGCACGGGCTGGGTGGGCGGCTTCGTGCCGTTCTTCGCCTTCGCCATCGTGACGGCGGTCGGCGATATCTATGCCGGCCTCTGGTACCCGGTGGCCTTCACCCTGATCAGCGTGCTGACCACGGCCTTCCTGCTGCCCGAGACCAAGAACCGGTCGCTGACCTAG
- a CDS encoding MliC family protein, translating to MRRLLVPLAVLAVTVAGCATVAPMDSTDAPIRYACKAGKRFTAAYALHGKRVVVSAGGATRTLKLARSASGARYTAGDAEIWSKGADATLKGFPGGPYADCRSQ from the coding sequence TTGCGCCGCCTCCTCGTCCCTCTCGCCGTCCTGGCCGTGACCGTCGCCGGCTGCGCCACCGTCGCCCCGATGGATTCCACGGACGCGCCGATCCGCTACGCCTGCAAGGCCGGCAAGCGGTTCACCGCCGCCTACGCCCTGCACGGCAAGCGCGTCGTGGTCAGCGCCGGCGGGGCGACACGCACGCTGAAGCTGGCCCGCTCGGCCTCCGGGGCCCGCTACACGGCCGGCGACGCCGAGATCTGGAGCAAGGGCGCGGACGCCACGCTCAAGGGCTTCCCCGGCGGCCCCTACGCCGATTGCCGATCACAGTAA
- a CDS encoding (2Fe-2S)-binding protein, whose amino-acid sequence MAVTLDINGKPTSVQAAPETPLLWVLRDELGLTGTKFGCGVAQCGACTVHLDGQPIRSCVTPIQAVGTAKITTIEGLGGQHPVQQAWVRHDVPQCGYCQSGQIMSACALLAQKAKPSDEDIDSAMSGNICRCGAYQRIRAAIKEAAETGPPQGAPHADIDEAIVAASGATHRGAGR is encoded by the coding sequence ATGGCCGTGACCCTGGACATCAATGGCAAACCGACCTCGGTTCAAGCCGCGCCGGAGACGCCCTTGCTGTGGGTGCTGCGCGACGAGCTGGGCCTGACCGGCACCAAGTTCGGCTGCGGCGTCGCCCAGTGCGGGGCCTGCACGGTCCACCTGGACGGCCAGCCTATCCGCTCGTGCGTCACGCCGATCCAGGCGGTCGGAACCGCCAAGATCACCACCATCGAGGGGCTGGGCGGCCAGCATCCGGTGCAGCAGGCCTGGGTGCGCCATGACGTGCCCCAGTGCGGCTACTGCCAGTCGGGCCAGATCATGTCGGCCTGCGCCCTGCTGGCCCAGAAGGCCAAGCCCTCGGACGAGGACATCGACAGCGCCATGTCCGGAAACATCTGCCGCTGCGGTGCCTATCAGCGCATCCGCGCGGCGATCAAGGAGGCGGCCGAGACCGGTCCGCCTCAGGGTGCGCCGCACGCCGACATCGACGAGGCCATCGTCGCCGCCTCGGGCGCGACGCATCGGGGAGCCGGCCGATGA
- a CDS encoding Fe2+-dependent dioxygenase, protein MMLQIPEVLTKAQVAECRAILDAGPWVDGNITSGFQAARAKTNQQLPQESEAARAVGAAILKALEGNPLFVSAALPNFILPPMFNRYGEGMGFRDHVDNAIRRDPVSGRTLRTDLSATLFLEEPEDYDGGELVVNDLYGDHVVKLAAGDMILYPSTSLHHVTPVTRGMRTASFFWIQSLIRDDAKRTILLDMDVAIQHLARKLEPDEQGILSLTGVYHNLLRQWSEV, encoded by the coding sequence ATGATGCTGCAGATCCCGGAAGTGCTGACCAAGGCCCAGGTGGCTGAGTGCCGGGCGATCCTGGACGCCGGCCCCTGGGTCGACGGCAACATCACCTCGGGCTTCCAGGCGGCGCGGGCCAAGACCAACCAGCAGCTGCCGCAGGAGAGCGAGGCGGCCCGCGCGGTCGGGGCGGCGATCCTCAAGGCGCTGGAGGGTAATCCGCTGTTCGTCTCGGCGGCCCTGCCCAACTTCATCCTGCCGCCGATGTTCAACCGCTACGGCGAGGGCATGGGCTTTCGGGACCATGTCGACAACGCCATCCGCCGCGATCCGGTCAGCGGCCGCACCCTGCGCACCGACCTGTCGGCGACCCTCTTCCTGGAGGAGCCCGAGGACTACGACGGCGGGGAGCTGGTCGTGAACGACCTCTATGGCGACCATGTCGTCAAGCTGGCGGCGGGGGACATGATCCTCTACCCCAGCACCAGCCTGCACCACGTCACTCCGGTGACCCGGGGCATGCGCACGGCCAGCTTCTTCTGGATCCAGAGCCTGATCCGCGACGACGCCAAGCGCACCATCCTGCTGGACATGGATGTCGCCATCCAGCACCTGGCCCGCAAGCTGGAGCCGGACGAGCAGGGGATCCTGTCGCTCACGGGCGTCTATCACAACCTGCTGCGGCAATGGTCCGAGGTGTGA
- a CDS encoding helix-turn-helix domain-containing protein — protein sequence MVQSVSAAFDKLTPREREILRLIAAHLQSKEIARALGLSPKTVEMHVLSARRRLSGMSRRDAALAFVAWEGEDPGNDYRRRPDGMATLAGPSLPDREIGGGDERAAPDLSGGPASARHGQAGQWQAALQDLIGPGEPPAAGRDWRHDMSNLQWLGLVAGVTALTAMLLAVTVIAVHTFILAIQRITGL from the coding sequence ATGGTGCAGAGCGTCAGTGCCGCTTTCGACAAGCTTACGCCCCGGGAACGGGAAATCCTCCGGCTGATCGCCGCGCATCTCCAGTCCAAGGAGATCGCGCGGGCCCTGGGCCTGTCGCCCAAGACCGTCGAGATGCACGTGCTCAGCGCGCGCCGCCGCCTGTCCGGCATGAGCCGCCGTGACGCCGCCCTGGCCTTCGTGGCCTGGGAGGGCGAGGACCCCGGTAATGACTACCGTAGGCGACCAGACGGGATGGCGACGCTTGCTGGCCCGTCGCTTCCTGATCGGGAGATTGGAGGCGGCGATGAACGAGCAGCACCCGACTTATCTGGCGGTCCCGCTTCCGCCAGGCATGGCCAAGCCGGTCAGTGGCAAGCCGCACTTCAGGACCTCATCGGGCCGGGTGAGCCGCCGGCCGCCGGCCGGGACTGGCGTCATGACATGAGCAACTTGCAGTGGCTTGGCCTCGTGGCCGGCGTCACGGCGCTGACCGCCATGCTCCTGGCCGTTACCGTGATCGCGGTCCACACATTCATTCTGGCGATCCAGCGGATAACCGGTCTCTGA
- a CDS encoding NTP transferase domain-containing protein gives MTQRDTTSLDAIVLAAGRGARFGGGKLTAPLNGAPLVAGALLTAFLSPARRVFVAIGPDPAVRKAVEATASRIAAADRLTLVHVEDPAEGMGASLRTAAQALPNDAAGVFVLLGDMPAIDPATLQRLTLAFRGPLDLIAPTYLGRRGHPVLFGATWFPALRQLSGDEGARALLESAGAQLTRIPVEDPGIHLDVDRPEDLVRAVEGR, from the coding sequence ATGACGCAAAGGGATACGACGTCACTGGACGCCATCGTCCTGGCCGCCGGTCGGGGCGCGCGCTTCGGCGGCGGCAAGCTGACGGCTCCGCTGAACGGCGCGCCGCTGGTGGCCGGCGCCCTGCTGACCGCGTTCCTGTCGCCGGCGCGGCGGGTCTTCGTGGCGATCGGGCCGGATCCCGCCGTGCGCAAGGCGGTCGAGGCCACCGCCTCACGGATCGCCGCTGCCGATCGCCTGACCCTGGTCCATGTCGAGGACCCGGCCGAGGGCATGGGCGCCTCGCTGCGGACCGCCGCCCAGGCCCTGCCGAACGACGCGGCCGGCGTCTTCGTGCTGCTGGGCGACATGCCGGCCATCGACCCCGCGACGCTCCAACGGCTGACCCTGGCCTTCAGAGGCCCCCTCGACCTCATCGCCCCGACCTATCTGGGCCGACGCGGCCACCCCGTCCTGTTCGGCGCGACCTGGTTTCCGGCGTTGCGCCAGCTCTCTGGAGACGAAGGCGCCCGCGCCCTCCTGGAGAGCGCGGGCGCCCAGCTGACGCGGATTCCCGTCGAGGATCCCGGGATCCATCTTGATGTGGATCGTCCCGAGGATCTCGTCCGCGCCGTCGAAGGCCGCTAA
- a CDS encoding xanthine dehydrogenase family protein molybdopterin-binding subunit has product MNAPFKPVEGPSRRDVVVASALVGGALLVGCSPADLMSAGSKVEVGAFGPFIKIAPDGAVTVISKHIEFGQGNHAGLAAIVAEELDADWTRVRVEQAPANAKLYANGALGAQLTGGSSAIANSWEQLRKAGAGARAMFVQTAANRWNVPVGEITVKDSVLTHASGKTATFGELLADAAKVPPPTDVKLKDPKTFTLIGTDRVRRKDAQAKSDGTARYTQDVRLPDMLTAVVAHPPLFGAKVKSFDAAEAKKVPGVVDVFEIPTGVAVVAQNTYAARMGREALKIEWNEDKAEKRGSAAIAQLFKDVAAGKTTEPKWEPFDQRGDATSLNSAKGERVFETTYEFPYLAHAAMEPMNCVASVDGNKVRMVFGSQGQTLDQLNAAKIVGCLPGSVEIETLFAGGSFGRRANFQSDYAAECVHIAKKVGKGRPVKLVWTREDDMRAGYFRPIVIHAVKVQLDKDGYPAGWRHRIVTQSIMKGSPMPMGKGPDQTAIEGAAGSPYLKATPIVDAQVALPDVGVPVLWWRSVGATHTAFVMEHTIDQLAAKAGKDPVDYRRALYAKAGADRHLAALNLAVEKAGPTVTAGWTRGVAVHESFGSVVAQVAEVKLENGIPRVGRVVTAVDCGVAISPDQIAAQMEGGTCFGLSGVLFGEVTLTDGKVDQSNFDRYRVLRINEAPSVETNIVPSGNPPSGVGEPGTPVIGPAVANALFALNKTPTTRLPFVRSET; this is encoded by the coding sequence ATGAACGCCCCCTTCAAGCCCGTGGAAGGGCCCAGCCGCCGCGACGTGGTCGTCGCCTCCGCCTTGGTCGGCGGCGCGTTGCTGGTCGGCTGCTCGCCGGCCGACCTGATGAGCGCCGGCTCCAAGGTCGAGGTCGGGGCCTTCGGACCCTTCATCAAGATCGCGCCGGACGGCGCCGTCACAGTGATCTCCAAGCACATCGAGTTCGGCCAGGGCAATCACGCCGGCCTCGCCGCCATCGTCGCCGAGGAGCTGGACGCCGACTGGACCAGGGTCCGGGTCGAGCAGGCCCCGGCCAACGCCAAGCTCTACGCCAATGGCGCGCTGGGCGCGCAGCTGACCGGCGGCTCGTCGGCGATCGCCAACTCGTGGGAGCAGTTGCGCAAGGCCGGCGCCGGGGCGCGCGCCATGTTCGTGCAGACCGCCGCCAACCGGTGGAACGTCCCGGTGGGCGAGATCACGGTCAAGGACAGCGTCCTGACCCATGCGTCCGGCAAGACGGCGACCTTCGGCGAACTGTTGGCCGACGCGGCCAAGGTCCCGCCGCCGACCGACGTCAAGCTGAAGGACCCCAAGACCTTCACCCTGATCGGCACCGACCGGGTGCGTCGCAAGGACGCCCAGGCCAAGAGCGACGGCACGGCCCGCTACACCCAGGACGTCCGCCTGCCCGACATGCTGACGGCGGTGGTCGCCCACCCGCCGCTGTTCGGCGCCAAGGTGAAGAGTTTCGACGCGGCCGAGGCCAAGAAGGTCCCCGGCGTGGTCGACGTCTTCGAGATTCCGACCGGCGTGGCGGTGGTGGCGCAGAATACCTACGCCGCCCGCATGGGCCGAGAGGCGCTGAAGATCGAGTGGAACGAGGACAAGGCCGAGAAACGCGGTTCGGCGGCCATCGCCCAGCTGTTCAAGGACGTCGCCGCCGGCAAGACCACCGAGCCCAAGTGGGAGCCGTTCGACCAGCGCGGCGACGCCACGTCGCTCAACTCGGCCAAGGGCGAGCGCGTGTTCGAGACCACCTACGAGTTCCCCTATCTGGCCCACGCCGCCATGGAGCCGATGAACTGCGTGGCGTCCGTGGACGGCAACAAGGTCAGGATGGTGTTCGGCTCGCAGGGCCAGACCCTGGACCAGCTGAACGCGGCCAAGATCGTCGGTTGCCTGCCGGGTTCGGTCGAGATCGAGACCCTGTTCGCCGGCGGCTCGTTCGGCCGGCGCGCCAACTTCCAGTCGGACTACGCCGCCGAGTGCGTCCACATCGCCAAGAAGGTCGGCAAGGGCCGGCCGGTGAAGCTGGTCTGGACCCGCGAGGACGACATGCGGGCCGGCTATTTCCGGCCGATCGTGATCCACGCCGTGAAGGTCCAGCTGGACAAGGACGGCTATCCGGCCGGCTGGCGCCACCGCATCGTCACCCAGTCGATCATGAAGGGCTCGCCCATGCCGATGGGCAAGGGGCCGGATCAGACGGCGATCGAGGGCGCGGCCGGCTCGCCGTACCTCAAGGCGACGCCGATCGTCGACGCCCAGGTGGCCCTGCCCGACGTCGGGGTTCCGGTCCTGTGGTGGCGCTCGGTGGGCGCGACCCACACCGCCTTCGTTATGGAGCACACGATCGACCAGCTGGCGGCCAAGGCCGGCAAGGATCCCGTCGACTATCGTCGCGCGCTCTACGCCAAGGCCGGCGCCGATCGGCATCTGGCGGCCTTGAACCTGGCCGTCGAGAAGGCCGGGCCCACGGTGACGGCCGGCTGGACGCGCGGCGTGGCGGTGCACGAGAGCTTCGGCTCGGTCGTCGCCCAGGTCGCCGAGGTCAAGCTGGAGAACGGGATCCCGCGCGTCGGCCGGGTGGTCACGGCCGTGGACTGCGGCGTCGCCATCTCGCCTGACCAGATCGCCGCCCAGATGGAAGGCGGGACCTGCTTTGGCTTGTCGGGCGTGTTGTTCGGCGAGGTGACCCTGACCGACGGCAAGGTCGACCAGAGCAACTTCGACCGCTACCGCGTGCTGCGGATCAACGAGGCGCCGAGCGTGGAGACCAACATCGTCCCGTCCGGCAATCCGCCTAGCGGCGTCGGCGAACCCGGCACGCCGGTGATCGGTCCGGCCGTCGCCAACGCCCTGTTCGCCCTGAACAAGACGCCGACCACGCGCCTGCCGTTCGTCCGCTCCGAAACCTGA
- a CDS encoding NAD(P)-dependent oxidoreductase — protein MDSFPAYFPLTGRVVVIAGSGDAAEAKARLFQGSPATVIRLDGTEAHLPSAYAGAILAFIASPDETFVRAAASAARAARVLVNVVDRPEFCDFNTPAVIDRGEVVAAVGTGGSAPVLATMLRNDIEAQVPEGTGRVAALLRKFQAEVRETLPILHERRAFLRDAVTGEAAEAARAGDMDRAAQLFREALSRGSARKGGVRFVAGQGPVDLLTLRAVRALGAADVLVLDGDADPEVVRMARRDVEHVDAGQIDADRLVQLAREGRQIVRLITEAADPALIDALNEAQVAVEILPIAR, from the coding sequence TTGGATTCCTTTCCCGCCTACTTCCCCCTGACCGGCCGCGTCGTGGTCATCGCCGGCTCGGGCGACGCCGCCGAGGCCAAGGCCCGTCTGTTCCAGGGCTCGCCCGCCACGGTGATCCGGCTGGACGGCACCGAGGCCCATCTGCCCAGCGCCTATGCCGGCGCGATCCTGGCCTTCATCGCCAGCCCCGACGAGACCTTCGTCCGGGCCGCCGCCAGCGCGGCGCGGGCGGCGCGGGTGCTGGTCAATGTCGTCGACCGGCCCGAGTTCTGCGACTTCAACACCCCGGCCGTGATCGACCGCGGCGAGGTGGTGGCGGCCGTCGGCACCGGCGGCTCGGCCCCGGTGCTGGCGACCATGCTGCGCAACGACATCGAGGCCCAGGTGCCCGAGGGCACGGGTCGCGTCGCCGCCCTGCTGCGCAAGTTCCAGGCGGAGGTGCGCGAGACCCTGCCGATCCTGCACGAGCGCCGCGCCTTCCTGCGGGACGCGGTGACGGGCGAGGCCGCCGAGGCCGCCCGCGCCGGCGACATGGACCGCGCCGCCCAGCTGTTCCGTGAGGCTTTATCCCGGGGCTCGGCCCGCAAGGGGGGCGTGCGCTTCGTCGCCGGCCAGGGACCGGTCGACCTGCTGACCCTGCGCGCCGTCCGGGCCCTGGGCGCGGCGGACGTTCTGGTCCTGGACGGCGACGCCGATCCGGAAGTCGTGAGGATGGCCCGCCGCGACGTCGAGCATGTCGACGCCGGCCAGATCGACGCCGACCGCCTGGTCCAGCTGGCTCGCGAGGGCCGCCAGATCGTCCGGCTGATCACGGAAGCAGCGGACCCGGCCCTGATCGACGCCCTGAACGAGGCCCAGGTGGCCGTCGAGATCTTGCCGATCGCCCGCTAG
- a CDS encoding PAS domain S-box protein encodes MSKASIPDATSDAPKPFGGAEAAQWFFDNACDLFVVVSAKGRFVTVNAAWTAVTGWTPEDLVGQATIKFVHPDSQAELIDIPRRLNETGAAASELKILRKDGHWVWLQGRGRLGPNGELVGVLHDVSAEVEARAELEGARRTRELLAEAAGVGVWSYEPEGERIDWSPDALALLGLSPADVDSGAKFLARLPDEQRQKVNDAFVQASRTGEGGTVEFRLRADDGRWLTFRSTYRAEARPGQLFALKGISQNITEVARSRDKAIWSERRARRLIEDAPFAVAVYDLDMRLRLVSPRFLEIFRSTEVQVIGKTLSELTHGGRRRFVAAVSRALTGEVVARREDRLQDADGVERSYRWEARPWRDVSGQIVGVITYMDDVTALAKARREARINARRLKVALGAARAGVYEIDHEGQSFWGSPELHRMLGRRVGYEDVREAVWPMIHPEDRDQLYAAAAEWRETGEWGAHECDVRVLSPSGEARWVRVFHDVRRDAAGRARKAFGLVLDIDEKKKAELALVAAERAAQAANEAKAQFLANMSHEIRTPMNGVLGVMHVLKRELPAGDSADLLGEALAAGQMLSTLLDDVIDISRIEAGRLDLNREAVDPRDLVRGVARLLAGQATHKGLRLELDLADDLGWIQTDPTRVRQALFNLIGNAVKFTLKGSVTVRLRKEPGARKPRLVFDVVDTGVGVPLEAQDKLFERFQQADASTTRRFGGSGLGLAITRKLAQMLGGEVSFTSTPGQGSTFTLTIAAPPAAAPDAAPTHAEDLLDGLKVLVVEDNPTNQLVARRILEQLGAAVSVADDGVSGVAAARDGAFDLILMDVQMPGMDGLEAARRIRALPGPAARAPIIALTANVMAHQRASYRAAGMDGVAAKPISPAALVAEIVRLSQAGPDTRGAVA; translated from the coding sequence ATGTCCAAGGCGTCGATCCCCGATGCGACCTCTGACGCGCCCAAGCCGTTCGGCGGGGCCGAGGCGGCGCAATGGTTCTTCGACAACGCCTGCGACCTCTTCGTGGTCGTCTCGGCCAAGGGTCGGTTCGTCACGGTCAACGCCGCCTGGACGGCCGTCACCGGCTGGACGCCCGAGGACCTGGTGGGGCAGGCGACGATCAAGTTCGTCCATCCCGACAGCCAAGCCGAGCTGATCGACATTCCCCGACGTCTCAACGAGACGGGCGCAGCGGCGAGCGAACTCAAGATCCTTCGCAAGGACGGGCACTGGGTCTGGCTGCAGGGCCGGGGACGCCTGGGTCCCAATGGCGAGCTGGTCGGCGTGTTGCACGACGTCTCGGCCGAGGTCGAGGCCCGCGCCGAGCTGGAAGGGGCCCGCCGCACCCGCGAGCTGCTGGCCGAGGCGGCCGGCGTCGGGGTCTGGAGCTACGAGCCCGAGGGCGAGCGCATCGACTGGTCGCCGGACGCGCTGGCGCTGCTGGGCCTGTCGCCGGCCGATGTCGACAGCGGCGCGAAGTTCCTGGCCCGGCTGCCGGACGAGCAACGGCAGAAGGTGAACGACGCCTTCGTCCAGGCCAGCCGGACGGGCGAGGGCGGCACGGTCGAGTTCCGGCTGCGCGCCGACGACGGCCGCTGGCTGACGTTCCGCAGCACCTATCGCGCCGAGGCGCGGCCGGGTCAGCTGTTCGCGCTGAAAGGCATCTCGCAGAACATCACCGAGGTGGCCCGCAGCCGCGACAAGGCCATCTGGAGCGAGCGCCGGGCCCGCCGCCTGATCGAGGACGCGCCGTTCGCCGTGGCGGTCTACGACCTGGACATGCGGCTGCGGCTGGTCAGTCCGCGCTTCCTGGAGATCTTCCGGTCCACCGAGGTCCAGGTGATCGGCAAGACCCTCTCCGAACTGACCCATGGCGGCCGTCGCCGCTTCGTGGCCGCCGTCAGCCGGGCGCTGACGGGCGAGGTCGTCGCCCGCCGCGAGGACCGTCTTCAGGACGCCGACGGCGTCGAACGCTCGTACCGCTGGGAGGCCCGCCCCTGGCGCGACGTCTCCGGCCAGATCGTCGGCGTCATCACCTACATGGACGACGTCACCGCCCTGGCGAAGGCGCGGCGCGAGGCGCGGATCAACGCCCGCCGGCTGAAGGTCGCCCTGGGGGCGGCGCGGGCCGGGGTCTACGAGATCGACCACGAGGGCCAGAGCTTCTGGGGCTCGCCCGAGCTGCACCGGATGCTGGGCCGTCGGGTCGGCTACGAGGACGTCCGCGAGGCCGTCTGGCCCATGATCCACCCCGAGGATCGCGACCAGCTCTACGCCGCCGCCGCCGAATGGCGGGAGACGGGCGAGTGGGGCGCGCATGAATGCGACGTCCGGGTGCTGTCGCCCAGCGGCGAGGCGCGCTGGGTGCGGGTGTTCCACGACGTGCGCCGCGACGCCGCCGGCCGGGCCCGCAAGGCGTTCGGCCTGGTGCTGGACATCGACGAGAAGAAGAAGGCCGAGCTGGCCCTGGTCGCCGCCGAGCGCGCGGCCCAGGCGGCCAACGAGGCCAAGGCCCAGTTCCTGGCCAATATGAGCCACGAGATCCGCACGCCGATGAACGGGGTGCTGGGCGTGATGCACGTGCTCAAGCGTGAGCTGCCCGCCGGCGACAGCGCCGACCTCTTGGGAGAGGCCCTGGCCGCTGGCCAGATGCTGTCGACCCTGCTGGACGACGTCATCGACATCTCGCGCATCGAGGCCGGGCGGCTGGACCTGAACCGCGAGGCCGTCGATCCGCGCGACCTCGTCAGGGGCGTCGCCCGCCTGCTGGCCGGCCAGGCCACGCACAAGGGCTTGCGCCTGGAGCTGGACCTGGCCGACGACCTGGGCTGGATCCAGACCGACCCGACCCGCGTCCGCCAGGCGCTGTTCAACCTGATCGGCAACGCGGTGAAGTTCACCCTGAAGGGCTCGGTGACCGTTAGGCTCCGCAAGGAGCCTGGCGCCCGGAAGCCCCGCCTGGTCTTCGACGTCGTCGACACCGGCGTGGGCGTGCCGCTGGAGGCCCAGGACAAGCTGTTCGAGCGCTTCCAGCAGGCCGACGCCAGCACCACGCGGCGCTTCGGCGGCTCGGGCCTGGGCCTGGCCATCACCCGCAAGCTGGCCCAGATGCTGGGCGGCGAGGTCTCGTTCACCTCGACGCCGGGCCAGGGCTCGACCTTCACCCTGACGATCGCCGCGCCGCCGGCGGCGGCCCCGGACGCGGCGCCGACCCACGCCGAGGATCTGCTGGACGGCCTCAAGGTGCTGGTCGTCGAGGACAATCCCACCAACCAGCTGGTCGCCCGCCGGATCCTGGAGCAGTTGGGCGCGGCCGTCAGCGTGGCCGACGACGGCGTCTCGGGCGTGGCCGCCGCCCGCGACGGGGCCTTCGACCTCATCCTGATGGACGTGCAGATGCCCGGCATGGACGGCCTGGAGGCGGCCCGCCGCATCCGCGCCCTGCCGGGTCCCGCCGCCCGCGCCCCGATCATTGCCCTGACCGCCAACGTCATGGCCCACCAGCGGGCCTCGTATCGCGCCGCCGGCATGGACGGCGTGGCCGCCAAGCCGATTTCCCCGGCCGCCCTGGTCGCCGAGATCGTCCGCCTGTCGCAGGCCGGGCCGGACACGCGCGGCGCCGTCGCCTAA